DNA sequence from the Bombus pyrosoma isolate SC7728 linkage group LG12, ASM1482585v1, whole genome shotgun sequence genome:
GgaataagaaacgaaaatgtaCAGCGATACAAAGTGCAGCGAAGAGTGCAAAAGTTGATATgtattatgaaagaaaatgaagcatAGCCGGATCAAAGCGCGACATGACGCTAAGACGATGTAACGTGCatcgttgaattatttttgaGGGTCGAAGTGGGTTAGTCGGTTCGCGTTCGAGTTGGACGCAAATCGCAAAGGGTGTCGGTAAGGGTAACCCAAACAAAGAAtggaaggagagagagagggagagaggagaggagagatCCTCGCGCGCATGTCAAATTCGTCGTTAGTAAATACTCTTCATTTTAAAGAGAATGGTTTCTTTCGAAATACGAAACGTAATCATAAGGTAAAAATTTTCTGATTGATATCGCACACGCCATGATTCgtcgttttgaaaatttggtcGCAGAAAAGACCAAACATATTATTGCAGACGAAAAGAGAATTAGTTGTTGCTAGATCCATCGAAAAGCAAGCCTCGGAGAGTTTTTAACCTTGAAATGCGTTAAAGTTAGAATACAGTGTTCATGTATATCGTGCACATTGTCAAGCGTGAAATGACATTAGACGAACGTTCAAGAGTGAAACTCATTTCGTAAAGGAGGCGTTTCTTCTATTAtccacttttcttttctttcttcatgaaaattcataggacatagaaagaaaatatgcCGCATtctctatatatacatatgtatgtatatggatTTACGTTTAGGTTTTTTATATTGAATCGACGATTGTCGCTGGTTTTGCGGATACAGCAACATTATCGTACGTGTGTATATCTCGCGTAAGATGGCGGCGTTCCTTTTCTGTGCCAGTCATTGAACCCTGAGCTCTTAGTACTTGCCGTGCTTGGTTGTGTTTCTTCTTGCATCGAGTTTCATTGCGTTGCATTGCATCGTTGATACAGGCAACAGAAGAGTATACACATTCGCTCTTGGCTAAATTGCGATTCAGTTCAGCGTTAATGATTAACTACGATGTCTATTGTATTTGACCGGGGCTAAATCATTTTTTGGCACGTTGAGATTGCGATTGTCTTCGTACcaagaaaatttatgatatcaGAATGCGATAATCTTTATTTGATCGCATATTGAAAGTAAATGTATCCTTCGGTCGGATCATTCCACTAATAAACGCAACTTTTGTTCGTGACAGATTCAAACACGCGTCGATCGGATCGTTTAAACTCGAGTTGTGAGTTTGAAATTGAGACAAAGATCGTCGCTCTTTATCGAttcattaaatacatatttgcacACGCGGTGTTACTCGATGACCCACGCGTTGTCGGCAAATATGGTGATCACGCGCGATTCCTCATATTTCATCGAACAGCTTCGTGCGTCTAGTCAACTTGATCTTGACCTTTCAAACATCTTTTATGCTACCTTTCGACGCCacacttaatttttaatcgtaatttttctACCGTAACGACAGATAGTTTTACATAGTTCTCGCTAACTTGTTGTGCACCTAAATCAGAAAGCCGtatatgaaaaaaggaaagaaaaattaaaaaactagCTTCGTATTTCAATGCGTCggattatttacaaaattcgttGTGCCTTCTTCGCTTACACGTGTATATCACGGCCAACGAAGACTGTATcgacattttgtaatttccttCAGGAGAGTGTATGGCAGTAGATAGAAGTCACGTTAACTCGACCGTAACGATGTATTTATACATTCAGTTATAGAAATgaatcaaataatataatcatcCATGGTTggtaagataaatattattgatatgtACCAAGCGAAATACGTAATGTCCTGGTGTTTGCgaacttgtaattttttaagatttttaatattttcatgcaCGTGTAAATATGTGCACAAATAAACGAGCTGTATCGTATTTGATATAGCGTTAAGGAACGCGTGGGATTGTCACGtgtatatatctatgtacataaatatttatgtatataattggTCGTTTGGTTCTCGAGAAATTGTTTTCACGGATAAACAAGAGTTGCCTAATTCCCGCTTATTACCGTATATCGGGGCTTTGCAAAATTTGTCTACATATTACTTTTCTATACTCTCGGGCAGATATTCTTTCTGTCTTCATTATTCTTCGTTTGTCCCTGATAATTACTACTGTAGCCATAAAACACGAGACACGGctcgtttctaattttataacaatttacaCATAGTTCATTTCGAACAGATAttcatcgtttaattttgCGATTATGTTTTTTCACGTACTCTATAAAACGAGAATAACGAACGGAGAACAGAAACACTTTCTATTCGTTTTCCCCACGTGAtttccatattatttatatctatgctataatttagttattcctatattacgatattgtgATATTATATTCGAATGTATATTCGCGTATGGACGTTTAACCATATACGTTTATATACGTTTAGTCTTAGAATATCTTGCAATTAATCGAGCATAACAATATTTTCGTTCCAGAAGAGGCAAGTTGTAGAGAGACTGTGAATACCACGGGGGAATCAATGAGCGCCGTGCAAGCTCGACAAGAGGAAGCCAGGCGCAAAAGACGCAAGAAGAAACGCTCTGGATCGTCTTTGATGTCAGCCTGTTTTCAAGGTAAAGTTTCATCTACGGAAGGATTCGCGACACACTgtgagaaaatgaaaaaacatGTAGACTCTTGCGCTGTGATGAATATCGATAATGGTGGATGGGTAACTGAATATTCGGTACTGTTCTTGCGTCGTTGGCCGAGCAGTGAAGAATTTCTTCCTGGCCGATTTAATTGAATAGCGGTGCGCGTTGTTCGGCCAACGACAACGTACGCATAGTTTATCGCACATCTATCGCGCATAGCGattattgaataattcttcttataaacgtatattttttgaaaaatttctcattGGTCGATCTCGAGATTCGATGTACACACCTATCAAAGATCCGCATGTACATAGCTTTAATTCAGCTACTTCGGTCGAACGATATAAGTACGATACAAAGATTTTTCTAACATTATCTTATCGTATAGTACGAAAATCaacggaaagaaaagaaaaaagtaaagagaaagagaaagtgcAAAGATCGATCAGGGTGGGTTACGGCAAGGTGGAAATGTAGATAATAGTAAACAGTCAATTCGTTGTTTGACTGCGGGCACGTGTTTGAGTTAACGATCTCTGTCACTCATGCTTCGATGACTCACCTCACGCAGGTATGTTATCCTATACAAATTTAGAATCTTTGAGAAATTCATACGAAACGAGTATATTAATCGATTATGCGCGCAATCTCAAttttttcctcctcctcctcctaataataataataataataataataaataaataaataaataataataatatatgcgGACTGTACTCTCTATAGTAAATACGTTGCTTGCTACAATATGAAAAGTAGTTACATCGAGAGAATAGAAAGTAAAGCACGTCCAAAGGCGTAGGAAGTATAGAAAAAGTTGATTTATTCGTAGTAAAGATTAACGTTCATAATAAGCTTATTTAGACAATTTTGTTGCCTATAAAGAGTACGGTGCGATTcctatctaaaaaaaaaaaaaagacaacgCCTAATAGAGGATCAATGTATccataaattgaattataatgtaatttcggGGCTACTCACAAGGGTCGCTAAGTAACTTGTAAGCACAAATTAAATCGAGCCTTAAACGTCGCTGTAGAAGCGACATAAGGCTTCGGACGGTTTAAGATCAGAGAATAGTCGTGAAAAACGGGATATCGGACAAACTAAAACGCGAATAGCAAagcgtatttattttattcgattatttggATGATGTGTCGTTTAATTCGGTTTTCAGTTCGTCTATCGTGTATTCTAGAATAGGATTTAACGAATACAACctctttttgaaaaattattagccGAGTTGATCAGTTGAAACTATTATGTCACACTATACGATCGATTTTGTACAGTGCAGTAGAATAGTAGAATTTCAGTGTTCGAGAAGCTTCCGCTTCGTACTGCTAGTAGTAAACTAGGCACGAGCGCACCCGTATACGTTCAAATCTGGGCCACGGGTTAACTCGTCGATACGTCTCGAGTCTCAAGCTCCTCCATCGCCTCTTCAGATTTCTACCTTCTCTTTCAAATCTTTATTATCCTTTCCCCTCGTTCTTTCCACCGTTTACTCCCATGCATTACACCGATGCATTTTCTAACCGtaattcttttgtaattttctcaattttattgctacgaaataattttcttcctatgaaatacatcgatttttcattcgcgtacaaattttatatctctATGTTACTTGTTCCTAGATAACTCTTGCTTTGTGGATATTTGCCAGTCGGGGCAGGTCTCGTAACTTGCAGCTTCTCGTTTCAGGCGGCCCCTCGTACGTTATCGTACACAGATCAAATCCTTGTATAATCAACAGTCACGTGTGCTGTAACGCGTACTCGTTAAATATGCTAAAATCTTCAAACTTACAAAGTGTTCTGTTTCCCTATATCGTCAATTGTATTTACTCATAGAAACTGGTTAACAAGGATCGTAGAAATATCACTGGTAAATACACATTACGCGTTAAGCGTATGTTGTGAGAGTCAAATTAGACGCATAGATTATGCATCACGACGTCGGATTGAAGAATATATGCCATGTGTATGTGTACAATAGAATCGTTGCGGCGGTGCAATTTAACATAGAGGGGGAGAAGGAAAGGCAGTGGAGAGACGGTGGAGGCATGAAAATGTATTATCGGCTTCTGGTTGCTAGGTATTCGTCGGCGGTGTTGCCAAGCAGAGAGAGAATCGTATCTTTGGCGCGAGAGGCAAATAGGTGGGGGTTAAGGGGAGAGCAAAACTGTTGATTAGGGAACAGAAAAGGAAAGGTAAAAAGAGAGTTGATAGCAGCTTACGATACGTCGAGGCGAcgtaacgttgtaacgttgaAACTAGGGAATGAACAAACGAACGAGCAGCCGTGCAGAATGAAACGGAAGCATCGTGTTATTGCGTTATTGGGGAAGCAAGAAGCAAGCGGACACGCGACGAGAGAGGGTCAGGCAACAGCTAACAGAGGTTGAAAGTTCTCGGtcaggaaaaaaaaacagaaaaaatatattatttatacgcgTACGAGACTCTTAACGATGCTTCCTTCGTTCGTTGATACTCTTCTGATTAGACGATTGATCGCGCTACAGGCGGAGCTCGGGTGTGATCGATCCTTTTTAGAATCATCGATATTCAACGACGTAACGACGATGCTCTAGCCAACAgcatcttttgtttctttgaaCTCCGATGGCGCATCGTAATGTTAATTACACTATGGAATAAATAGAGAAGAATAGACGCGATCCGAATTTTACGCGAATTTTAAGTTACAGATTTTCCGAAAGAACTGTACTATCGAGCTCTTTGCTTTGAATAAAGTACGAGTTACTCCGATAAACGCGATAATAAAGGATGTTGTGCTTACTACGAAACTCGGTTCGTTTTGGCGTACGTGACGCGATGCGATTATTTTTGGTCAACCTCggctcctctctctctctctctctgatcCAGCCTCTCCTTCCCCTCTCCATCCCCCTATTCGTTTCCATTCGCTTCTCCcctcttatattatattccttTCTATATTCCTCTCCGTTctcaaaattattctattacattttatttattgttatattaccGCAGTTATAAAATTAGTACTAAAATACGACTTCGTGTTTGTTTCAGAACTGTACAAATTGACCGGCGAAGTTCTTGGAGAAGGTGCTTACGCCTCGGTTCAAACTTGTAGGTCGCTTTATACCGATCTGGAGTATGCTGTTAAAATTATCGACAAAATTCCCGGTCACGCACGAGCACGTGTGTTCAAAGAAGTCGAAACGTTTCATCATTGCCAGGGCCATCCAAATATCATCCAATTGATTGAGTTTTTCGAAGACGAAGTAAAGTTTTATCTGgtattcgagaaaataaacgGTGGCCAACTGTTGAGTCGGATACAAGAAAGAGTTCATTTCAGCGAACGGGAAGCCAGTCAAATAATTCAAGAAATCGCAAGCACGTTAAATTTCCTTCACAAGAAAGGTAGAGCcacttttatttgaattattttaattaagtacATATCCGGTATGTGATTACGGTATCTCTACGTGCAGCGCCTCCAAGTTTATCCTCTTAACGAATTTCTTATCTTTGCTTTTATCAGGTATCGCCCATAGGGATCTGAAACCGGAAAACATTTTGTGCGTGTATCCGGATAAGCTCATACCGATTAAATTATGCGACTTCGATCTTGGTTCGGGTATCAAGTTCAACAATTCGTTGTCAAGCCCTGTAGCTACACCGCAACTCTTAACGCCAGTCGGCAGCGCCGACTTCATGGCTCCAGAAGTTGTAGGAGCTTTCACCGGTGAAGCGAATTATTACGATAAGCGTTGCGATCTCTGGAGCCTTGGCGTGATCATGTATATACTCCTCTGCGGTTATCCACCTTTTTATGGGAATTGCGGATCCGATTGTGGTTGGGAGAGAGGAGAAAATTGTGAGGCTTGCCAACGACTTCTATTTACCAGTATTCAAGAAGGCAGATACGAATTTCCGGACAACGAATGGAGGTGTATTTCGGAAGATGCGAAAGATTTGATCAGGGGCTTGCTGGTCAAAGAAGCCCATCAAAGGCTCAGCGCTGAGAGTATTCTGAAACATCCGTGGATCAATCCTGGTCCAAGCCCCGTTGAAAATACAGAGAAATCTCTCATAACTCCTAATATCATCAGGTTCGTTATTCTTGGCATTTACCGATCGATCAATTTTAGCTAGTTTAATCGATTGGCGTAAGAAATTTCAGTCACGAACGTAGTTTGATGTAATTGCGGTAATATGCGTAATAaacgtaagaaataaaattaacagataCGTTTCTCTTTATAGGAGGAATAATTCTGCCAGAGAACTGTCAGCGTTTGCCGAATCGGCCATGGCTGTGAATCGCGTGGTACTTCAACATTTTTCCGTAAATTTGGAGGAATTAGCGGAGAAGAGGGAACCGAGATTATCCACTTCGTCAACGGACGAAGATAACCATCCTTACGGGCACATGTCCGACTCGAACAGTGAATTATCGGAACACAGTAAGGTTTGCGCGACTCATTCCTCGAACGAATTCGATGTAAACTCACGCTTGAAATCTTGTTCGATTCGTTCGAGTACCGATCTGACCGATTCGAAAACCATTGGAAAAAATCGATTGATCGGCAAGGACTCGTCGGTCCCTCAGCTGTTTGGTTTGTCACCGCCGAGCGAGAGTCGTTTGATGCAGCGCCGTTTAAAAGCTCGTTCGGATCTACTCGAACGTCAAACCAACAAAACAGTTATCGCGTCCGTTAGTGGCTGAAAGGTGACATTCCTACGAACGAAACGATAGTCTCCTTTCTTGGTAGCGCGTATAATTCATGTTTACACGTTCGCCGcgtaaatatacgtatacgaaGAAAGCGTGTACAGTAATGTTATCTATCGTTAATTGACAAAGAGTAACAATGACATAAGTGCGACATTACGATTGGCTAAGCGAAGGTtgtgtttcattaaaaataataggaGCTGCATTACAATGATTCGCGCAACGATCGACGGTTATTACACACA
Encoded proteins:
- the LOC122573894 gene encoding MAP kinase-interacting serine/threonine-protein kinase 1 gives rise to the protein MVEKILEERGDGSQEVTREEASCRETVNTTGESMSAVQARQEEARRKRRKKKRSGSSLMSACFQELYKLTGEVLGEGAYASVQTCRSLYTDLEYAVKIIDKIPGHARARVFKEVETFHHCQGHPNIIQLIEFFEDEVKFYLVFEKINGGQLLSRIQERVHFSEREASQIIQEIASTLNFLHKKGIAHRDLKPENILCVYPDKLIPIKLCDFDLGSGIKFNNSLSSPVATPQLLTPVGSADFMAPEVVGAFTGEANYYDKRCDLWSLGVIMYILLCGYPPFYGNCGSDCGWERGENCEACQRLLFTSIQEGRYEFPDNEWRCISEDAKDLIRGLLVKEAHQRLSAESILKHPWINPGPSPVENTEKSLITPNIIRRNNSARELSAFAESAMAVNRVVLQHFSVNLEELAEKREPRLSTSSTDEDNHPYGHMSDSNSELSEHSKVCATHSSNEFDVNSRLKSCSIRSSTDLTDSKTIGKNRLIGKDSSVPQLFGLSPPSESRLMQRRLKARSDLLERQTNKTVIASVSG